A genomic window from Camelus ferus isolate YT-003-E chromosome 9, BCGSAC_Cfer_1.0, whole genome shotgun sequence includes:
- the CCDC106 gene encoding coiled-coil domain-containing protein 106 isoform X2, translating into MNDRNSRRRTEPPEPASPTVALMNGVRAQLHMALERNSWLQKRIEDLEEERDFLRCQLDKFISSARMDAEDHCRVKPGLRRVEGDGRGGAGGEASDPESAASSLSGASEEGSNIERKRQKQKGGTGRRRFSKPKARERQRVKDADGVLCRYKKILGTFQKLKSMSRAFEHHRVDRNTVALTTPIAELLIVAPEKLAEVGEFDPSKERLLEYSRRCFLALDDETLKKVQALKKSKLLLPITYRFKR; encoded by the exons ATGAATGACCGAAACAGCCGGAGGAGAACAG AGCCTCCGGAGCCTGCATCCCCGACCGTGGCCCTGATGAACGGTGTCAGGGCCCAGCTGCACATGGCCCTGGAGAGGAATTCCTGGCTGCAGAAGCGCATTGAGGacttggaggaggagagggacttCCTGAGGTGTCAGCTGGACAAATTCATCTCCTCCGCCCGCATGGATGCAG AGGACCACTGCCGGGTAAAGCCTGGGCTCCGGAGGGTTGAGGGGGACGgccgaggtggggctgggggtgaggccTCAGACCCGGAGTCGGCTGCCTCCTCGCTCAGTGGAGCGTCTGAAGAAGGCAGTAACAtcgagaggaagaggcagaagcagaaaggagGCACCGGCCGGCGGCGATTCTCGAAGCCCAAGGCCCGGGAGAGGCAGCGGG TGAAGGACGCCGACGGGGTGCTCTGCCGCTACAAGAAGATCCTGGGCACCTTCCAGAAGCTGAAGAGTATGTCTCGGGCCTTCGAGCACCACCGCGTGGACCGCAACACGGTGGCGCTGACCACGCCCATCGCAGAGCTGCTCATCGTGGCCCCCGAGAAGCTGGCGGAGGTGGGCGAGTTTGACCCTTCCAAGGAGCGTCTGCTGGAGTACTCTCGCCGCTGCTTCCTGGCCCTGGACGATGAGACCCTCAAAAAGGTGCAGGCCCTCAAAAAGAGCAAGCTGCTGCTTCCCATAACTTACCGCTTCAAGCGGTGA
- the CCDC106 gene encoding coiled-coil domain-containing protein 106 isoform X1, translating to MNDRNSRRRTVKKDNETFEISIPFDETPHLDPQIFYSLSPSRGNFEEPPEPASPTVALMNGVRAQLHMALERNSWLQKRIEDLEEERDFLRCQLDKFISSARMDAEDHCRVKPGLRRVEGDGRGGAGGEASDPESAASSLSGASEEGSNIERKRQKQKGGTGRRRFSKPKARERQRVKDADGVLCRYKKILGTFQKLKSMSRAFEHHRVDRNTVALTTPIAELLIVAPEKLAEVGEFDPSKERLLEYSRRCFLALDDETLKKVQALKKSKLLLPITYRFKR from the exons ATGAATGACCGAAACAGCCGGAGGAGAACAG TGAAGAAGGACAATGAGACCTTTGAGATTTCCATCCCCTTCGATGAGACGCCCCACCTAGACCCACAGATCTTTTACAGTCTGAGCCCCTCTCGGGGAAACTTCGAGG AGCCTCCGGAGCCTGCATCCCCGACCGTGGCCCTGATGAACGGTGTCAGGGCCCAGCTGCACATGGCCCTGGAGAGGAATTCCTGGCTGCAGAAGCGCATTGAGGacttggaggaggagagggacttCCTGAGGTGTCAGCTGGACAAATTCATCTCCTCCGCCCGCATGGATGCAG AGGACCACTGCCGGGTAAAGCCTGGGCTCCGGAGGGTTGAGGGGGACGgccgaggtggggctgggggtgaggccTCAGACCCGGAGTCGGCTGCCTCCTCGCTCAGTGGAGCGTCTGAAGAAGGCAGTAACAtcgagaggaagaggcagaagcagaaaggagGCACCGGCCGGCGGCGATTCTCGAAGCCCAAGGCCCGGGAGAGGCAGCGGG TGAAGGACGCCGACGGGGTGCTCTGCCGCTACAAGAAGATCCTGGGCACCTTCCAGAAGCTGAAGAGTATGTCTCGGGCCTTCGAGCACCACCGCGTGGACCGCAACACGGTGGCGCTGACCACGCCCATCGCAGAGCTGCTCATCGTGGCCCCCGAGAAGCTGGCGGAGGTGGGCGAGTTTGACCCTTCCAAGGAGCGTCTGCTGGAGTACTCTCGCCGCTGCTTCCTGGCCCTGGACGATGAGACCCTCAAAAAGGTGCAGGCCCTCAAAAAGAGCAAGCTGCTGCTTCCCATAACTTACCGCTTCAAGCGGTGA
- the ZNF581 gene encoding zinc finger protein 581: MLVPPAPCPQSLALPSAEVMEAPPPRTGRSPEPGPSSSTGSPQTSSPSRPRHYLLIDTQGVPYTVLVDDDSQRESGPDGASAQKKCYSCPVCSRVFEYMSYLQRHSITHSEVKPFECDTCGKSFKRASHLARHHSIHRAGGGRPHGCPLCPRRFREAGELAQHSRVHSGERPFQCPHCPRRFMEQNTLQKHTRWKHP; this comes from the coding sequence ATGCTGGTGccgccagccccctgcccccagtccctggcGCTTCCCTCTGCTGAGGTCATGGAGGCCCCTCCCCCTCGGACAGGCCGGTCCCCAGAACCCGGACCTTCCTCTTCCACAGGATCTCCCCAGACTTCATCCCCTTCGAGGCCCAGGCACTACCTGCTCATTGATACCCAGGGCGTCCCGTACACCGTGCTGGTGGACGACGATTCTCAGAGGGAGTCCGGGCCCGATGGGGCTTCGGCTCAGAAAAAGTGCTACAGCTGTCCCGTCTGCTCCCGGGTCTTCGAGTACATGTCGTACCTTCAGCGACACAGCATCACCCACTCGGAGGTGAAGCCCTTTGAATGCGACACTTGCGGGAAGTCATTCAAGCGGGCCAGTCACCTGGCGCGGCACCACTCCATTCACCGGGCGGGTGGCGGGCGGCCCCACGGCTGCCCGCTCTGCCCTCGCCGCTTCCGAGAGGCAGGTGAGCTGGCCCAGCACAGCCGGGTCCACTCCGGGGAGCGCCCGTTTCAGTGCCCGCACTGCCCACGTCGATTTATGGAGCAGAACACGCTGCAGAAGCACACTCGGTGGAAGCATCCGTGA